From a region of the Candidatus Poribacteria bacterium genome:
- a CDS encoding polysaccharide biosynthesis/export family protein gives MSSPKPSLKRFILLLLSVLQLSLSGLISAADSPTENPTIDTEIASKDPKPKSQESQSELSTYKLQVGDSFVVTVDGYPEYSKERVPVPVQQDGYVSYPLIGLIKAVNLTVSELEAEMQSAFSKHLPTARVFVTLMRPKRTILVFGAVELRARGNLHVFEVGQVYLLQALASSGINYEAADLTDISIWRDGKLYKKVDYLQLINAGGPDIPLKDHDTIFIPSVFQQRPVRVIGAVVAPGVYPITAPQVPASQVLKIAGGSRTDFANLHKSEIITNKERILVDLAAADVEVMMGPGDTLYVPLAEAKISVTGAVEKPGQYVITEPVSLGQAIAMAGGFNEERANPKKCLITRADGTEEELDFDQTHSDVYLNPKDQLRVRERTRLDWRVITFATSFVNLLVTVLLRYN, from the coding sequence ATGAGCAGCCCAAAACCTTCTCTTAAAAGATTCATATTACTTTTGCTGAGTGTGTTACAACTTAGTCTTTCCGGACTCATTTCTGCAGCGGATTCCCCCACCGAAAATCCGACCATCGACACAGAGATTGCGTCGAAAGATCCAAAACCTAAATCACAAGAATCACAGTCGGAATTATCTACGTATAAATTGCAAGTTGGTGACAGTTTTGTTGTCACGGTGGACGGCTATCCTGAATATAGCAAAGAGCGAGTCCCTGTGCCGGTTCAACAAGACGGCTATGTCTCGTATCCGTTGATTGGGCTTATCAAGGCGGTGAATCTCACCGTTTCTGAACTGGAAGCGGAGATGCAGTCCGCTTTTTCCAAACATCTCCCGACAGCGCGTGTGTTTGTAACGCTCATGCGCCCGAAGCGGACGATTCTTGTGTTCGGGGCAGTCGAACTTCGGGCACGCGGAAATCTCCATGTCTTTGAAGTCGGACAGGTGTATCTCCTCCAAGCCCTCGCATCTTCTGGCATCAACTATGAAGCTGCGGATCTTACGGACATTTCTATCTGGCGGGATGGAAAACTCTATAAAAAAGTTGATTACCTTCAGCTCATCAATGCGGGTGGTCCCGATATTCCTTTGAAGGATCATGATACAATCTTCATTCCGTCGGTCTTTCAGCAACGACCCGTGCGTGTCATAGGAGCAGTGGTAGCTCCAGGTGTTTATCCTATAACAGCACCGCAGGTGCCGGCGAGTCAGGTATTGAAAATCGCGGGAGGATCGAGGACGGATTTCGCGAATTTACACAAGTCAGAAATCATCACCAACAAAGAACGCATTTTAGTCGATCTCGCCGCAGCGGATGTTGAGGTAATGATGGGACCCGGAGATACGTTGTATGTCCCGTTGGCGGAAGCGAAAATTAGTGTTACGGGGGCTGTCGAGAAACCGGGACAATATGTGATTACTGAACCGGTGTCGCTCGGTCAAGCCATTGCAATGGCAGGTGGGTTTAACGAGGAGAGGGCAAATCCGAAGAAATGCTTAATCACGCGGGCAGATGGGACAGAGGAAGAACTGGACTTCGATCAAACGCATTCGGATGTTTACTTGAATCCGAAGGATCAGCTCAGAGTCCGTGAAAGAACCCGTTTAGACTGGCGAGTCATCACCTTCGCGACATCTTTTGTGAACTTGCTTGTTACAGTCTTGCTGAGATACAATTAA
- the rfaE1 gene encoding D-glycero-beta-D-manno-heptose-7-phosphate kinase: MNLKAVFEQLQGKRVVIIGDVILDAYIWGDVKRISPEAPVPVFETTTEKTGCGGAANVAQNVASLGGNATLVGVIGEDREGEKLVQMLTEMNLVTTGVYTDPQRPTSTKTRVIARGATTFPDRERDSDHHLLRIDRESKQEISQQIREHLLDTIVSQLPTSDAIIFADYDKGVVTAQFIKGVMKHAKSYGIPIIVDPKQNNFWHYEGVTAVTPNYKEASAAVHEEIMDVSDLVTVGEKILNRLSLKALLITRDAKGMSLFHCPTDSTVKVEHLPPHSNIVTDVTGAGDTVVAAFTLALAAGAEFRSAAVLSNLAGGIAVGKMGCATVTQKELLHAIETF, translated from the coding sequence GTGAACTTAAAAGCCGTTTTTGAACAACTTCAAGGCAAGCGGGTAGTGATTATCGGCGATGTCATCTTGGACGCATATATCTGGGGGGATGTGAAACGAATTTCGCCAGAAGCCCCTGTTCCAGTGTTTGAAACGACGACAGAGAAGACCGGATGTGGTGGTGCAGCGAATGTCGCTCAAAACGTTGCAAGTTTAGGCGGCAACGCAACTCTGGTCGGGGTCATCGGTGAGGACAGGGAAGGCGAAAAGTTAGTCCAGATGCTAACCGAAATGAATCTCGTTACGACCGGGGTCTACACTGATCCGCAGCGACCGACAAGCACAAAAACACGCGTCATTGCTCGTGGTGCCACGACCTTTCCAGATCGGGAACGGGATTCGGACCATCATTTGCTCCGCATTGACAGGGAATCCAAACAGGAAATCTCTCAGCAGATACGGGAACACCTACTGGACACTATCGTTTCTCAGTTGCCAACAAGTGATGCAATCATCTTCGCTGACTACGATAAAGGGGTCGTCACTGCCCAGTTTATCAAAGGCGTTATGAAACATGCTAAGTCTTACGGTATCCCCATTATCGTCGATCCCAAGCAAAACAACTTCTGGCACTATGAAGGTGTAACCGCCGTTACGCCGAACTACAAGGAAGCAAGTGCCGCTGTCCATGAAGAAATTATGGATGTGTCTGATCTCGTTACTGTTGGTGAGAAAATTCTGAATAGGTTATCCCTCAAAGCGTTGCTAATCACTCGCGATGCGAAGGGGATGTCTCTGTTTCACTGTCCGACAGATAGTACCGTAAAAGTAGAACACCTCCCACCACATTCAAACATCGTGACGGATGTTACAGGCGCAGGGGACACAGTTGTTGCCGCTTTCACGCTCGCGCTCGCAGCGGGTGCTGAATTTCGTAGTGCGGCGGTGCTGTCTAACCTCGCAGGCGGAATAGCCGTTGGTAAGATGGGGTGTGCGACCGTCACACAGAAGGAGTTGCTGCATGCTATTGAGACTTTTTAG
- the gmhB gene encoding D-glycero-beta-D-manno-heptose 1,7-bisphosphate 7-phosphatase — protein sequence MKTIFLDRDGVINRNPPNRGYVRKWTEFTFIPNSRKAIRELTENGYRIIVITNQSGIGRGLYSEEDLADIHARMVAEINKAGGKIDAVYYCPHHPEAGCECRKPKSGMLIRAAREHNIELSSAYLIGDWTTDIEAGQRVGATTFLVLTGLGQESYYHYINTKPCRRADKNGHRPEKIFTNLYAATRWLRKIKG from the coding sequence ATGAAGACGATCTTTCTGGATCGAGATGGTGTTATCAATCGGAATCCACCTAATAGAGGCTATGTCCGGAAATGGACAGAATTTACCTTCATTCCAAATTCCCGGAAAGCGATCCGGGAATTAACAGAAAATGGCTATCGAATCATTGTGATAACCAATCAATCAGGAATCGGGAGAGGTCTTTATTCCGAGGAAGATTTGGCGGATATCCACGCACGAATGGTCGCCGAAATTAACAAAGCAGGCGGGAAGATTGACGCAGTTTATTACTGTCCACACCATCCCGAGGCAGGATGTGAGTGTCGAAAACCGAAGTCGGGTATGTTAATACGCGCTGCCCGTGAACACAATATTGAACTGTCAAGTGCCTATTTGATTGGTGATTGGACCACAGATATTGAAGCAGGACAGCGTGTCGGTGCCACAACATTTCTCGTTTTAACAGGACTTGGACAGGAGAGTTATTACCACTACATCAATACGAAACCGTGTCGGCGTGCGGATAAGAACGGACACCGTCCCGAGAAAATCTTCACAAATCTTTACGCAGCAACGCGCTGGCTCAGGAAAATTAAAGGATAG